One genomic segment of Rivularia sp. PCC 7116 includes these proteins:
- a CDS encoding NAD(P)/FAD-dependent oxidoreductase — protein MEVIIIGSGIGGLSCAGLLARYGCKVTVCESHSIPGGAAHSFSYKGYKFDSGPSLYSGLSYSPSNNPLRQVLDAIGEDCEWANYDTWGCFLPEGDFNTSVGAEQFCEVLLRLRGEKAVKEWRELQRVMAPYADAAIAIPSAAIRYDFGALQTTGKFAPSLLKHFFNVSKLTGAFSSIMDEVVTDNFIRNWLNMLCFLLSGLPADGTSAAEVAFMFADWYRPNVKLDYPVGGAAALVDALVRGFEKHDGKLLLKSHVEEIIVENKRAVGVKLRGGEELRADIVISNASVWDTLKLVPADSVPQQFFDKRKATPECESFMHLHLGIDASNIRSDLHCHYIFVKDWELGITAPQNLVLISIPSVLDSSLAPPGKHAIHVYTPGNEPYDLWQGMDRNSEEYLQQKQKRAEVMWEALEKVIPDIRSRCEVTLIGTPLTHERYLRRNRGSYGPAIRAGSGLFPGANTPLKGLMCCGDSTFPGIGLPAVAASGMIAANTIAPVEKHLQMLSEVI, from the coding sequence ATGGAAGTAATAATAATCGGAAGCGGGATTGGGGGTTTAAGCTGTGCGGGATTGTTGGCGAGATACGGTTGCAAAGTAACAGTTTGTGAAAGTCATTCAATTCCTGGAGGTGCGGCACATTCTTTTAGTTATAAAGGTTATAAATTTGATTCTGGGCCATCATTATATTCAGGTTTATCCTATAGCCCTTCAAATAATCCTTTACGACAGGTATTAGATGCAATTGGGGAAGATTGCGAATGGGCTAATTACGATACTTGGGGTTGTTTTCTTCCCGAGGGAGATTTTAACACTTCCGTAGGTGCGGAACAATTTTGTGAAGTACTTTTACGATTGCGGGGGGAAAAAGCAGTTAAGGAATGGCGGGAGTTGCAGCGAGTTATGGCTCCTTATGCCGATGCTGCGATCGCGATACCTTCGGCGGCTATACGTTATGATTTTGGTGCTTTGCAAACAACGGGTAAATTTGCACCAAGTTTACTAAAACATTTTTTCAACGTTTCTAAATTAACTGGGGCTTTTAGTTCGATTATGGATGAAGTGGTTACGGATAATTTTATTCGTAACTGGTTGAATATGTTGTGTTTTCTGCTTTCAGGATTACCAGCAGATGGTACTTCTGCTGCGGAAGTTGCGTTTATGTTCGCTGATTGGTATCGTCCTAATGTTAAATTGGATTATCCGGTGGGTGGTGCAGCGGCTTTGGTGGATGCTTTGGTAAGGGGATTTGAGAAACATGATGGCAAATTACTGTTAAAAAGTCATGTTGAAGAAATTATTGTTGAAAATAAACGTGCTGTTGGGGTTAAGTTGAGGGGTGGTGAGGAATTAAGAGCGGATATAGTGATTTCCAATGCTTCTGTATGGGATACTTTGAAGTTAGTTCCTGCTGATTCGGTACCGCAACAGTTTTTTGATAAACGCAAAGCAACACCTGAATGTGAAAGTTTTATGCATCTGCATTTAGGAATTGACGCTTCTAATATTCGTTCAGATTTGCATTGTCACTATATTTTCGTTAAGGATTGGGAGTTAGGAATTACTGCTCCTCAGAATTTAGTATTGATATCAATTCCTTCAGTTTTGGATTCTTCTTTAGCACCACCGGGGAAACATGCGATTCACGTTTACACTCCTGGAAACGAGCCTTACGATTTATGGCAGGGAATGGATAGGAATAGCGAAGAGTATTTACAGCAGAAACAAAAACGCGCTGAAGTTATGTGGGAAGCTTTAGAGAAAGTAATTCCAGATATTCGCTCTCGTTGCGAAGTCACTTTAATTGGTACACCTTTAACTCACGAACGTTATTTAAGAAGGAATCGCGGTTCTTACGGCCCAGCAATTCGTGCGGGTTCGGGCTTATTTCCCGGTGCGAATACTCCCTTGAAAGGTTTAATGTGTTGCGGTGATTCGACTTTCCCCGGAATTGGTTTACCGGCAGTTGCAGCTTCTGGAATGATTGCTGCTAATACGATTGCTCCGGTAGAGAAGCATTTGCAAATGTTGTCAGAAGTGATTTGA
- the tnpA gene encoding IS200/IS605 family transposase, translating to MKPVTKQLASREYRHNNHSVGSATVHLVWIPKRRKPVLVGEVKQRLYQILTEVTAEKGWFIKALEIAPDHVHMLVEHDPSTAINQIVKALKGRSSRILRKEFPHLLKIPALWTHAYFYDTTGKVSSAVIQDYINDPHHY from the coding sequence ATGAAACCTGTAACTAAGCAATTAGCCAGTAGGGAGTACCGTCATAATAATCACTCAGTTGGGAGTGCAACGGTTCATTTGGTCTGGATACCGAAGCGGCGAAAGCCGGTATTAGTGGGAGAGGTTAAGCAGCGACTCTACCAGATTCTGACTGAAGTTACTGCTGAGAAGGGGTGGTTCATTAAGGCGCTAGAGATTGCACCAGACCACGTACATATGTTGGTAGAACACGACCCAAGTACAGCAATTAACCAAATCGTAAAGGCATTAAAAGGCAGGTCGAGCAGAATTTTACGCAAGGAGTTTCCGCACTTGTTAAAAATCCCCGCTTTGTGGACTCATGCGTACTTTTATGACACTACCGGCAAGGTAAGTAGTGCCGTCATTCAAGACTATATTAACGACCCACATCATTACTAA